From one Humulus lupulus chromosome 8, drHumLupu1.1, whole genome shotgun sequence genomic stretch:
- the LOC133796783 gene encoding probable serine/threonine-protein kinase At1g54610: MGCICCKPSAIDDSKESPRERLSSKASSDLRAARVASSRREEAYRAKDRYDSNNGRAMLIDKQINGPVRLHGENNERKREKMEYLVAQHPGTGSIIKASEGEQIAAGWPSWLVAVAGEAIRGWVPRRADSFEKLDKIGQGTYSNVYRARDLDQKKIVALKKVRFDNLEPESVRFMAREIHILRRLDHPNVIKLEGLVTSRMSCSLYLVFEYMEHDLAGLASHPGLKFTEAQVKCYMQQLLCGLDHCHGRGVLHRDIKGSNLLIDNNGILKIADFGLASFFDPHQNQPLTSRVVTLWYRPPELLLGATYYGTAVDLWSTGCILAELYAGKPIMPGRTEVEQLHKIFKLCGSPSEDYWRKSKLPHATIFKPQQPYRRCVADTFKEFPAPALALMETLLSIDPADRGSAASALKSEFFTVKPLPCDPSILPKYPPSKEFDAKVRDEEARRQGAVGSKGQRIDPERRTRESRAIPAPDANAELVMSMQKRCQSNSKSRSEKFNPHPEEVASGFPIDPPRPSQVSTDQQSFNHKRASHSGPLTHRAAWAKTSKNTDEAPKVSVGGDLSTMSGLVAARRSLLAEDHRDRSSSSHPEVSKVMGRFPGSFKEGSDSSLQDQKPHIQAVGPNIKEDGRHSSKDPILIGYGAKGHKIHYSGPLLVPSSNMDQMLKDHDRQVQEAVRRARIDKAKVRKVQVEGNQVSSNSLYVSGR, from the exons ATGGGTTGCATCTGTTGCAAGCCCTCTGCTATTGATGATAGCAAGGAGAGCCCCAGAGAGCGGTTATCAAGCAAGGCGTCATCTGATTTGCGTGCTGCTAGGGTAGCTTCGTCAAGGAGAGAGGAAGCATATCGAGCCAAAGATCGATACGACAGTAATAATGGAAGAGCGATGTTGATTGATAAACAAATAAATGGGCCTGTTCGATTACATGGGGAGAataatgagagaaagagagagaagatGGAATATTTGGTTGCTCAACATCCAGGCACAGGTAGCATTATTAAGGCTTCTGAAGGGGAGCAAATTGCAGCTGGGTGGCCATCTTGGCTAGTTGCAGTGGCTGGGGAGGCTATCAGGGGATGGGTGCCACGCCGTGCAGACTCATTTGAGAAGCTGGATAAA ATTGGCCAGGGAACTTATAGTAATGTCTATAGGGCTCGTGATCTTGATCAAAAGAAAATTGTTGCTTTGAAGAAAGTGAGGTTTGACAACCTGGAGCCTGAGAGTGTTCGGTTTATGGCGAGGGAAATTCATATTCTACGTAGGCTTGATCATCCAAATGTAATAAAACTAGAAGGTCTAGTTACATCAAGGATGTCTTGCAGTTTGTACCTTGTATTTGAGTACATGGAACATGACCTAGCAGGTCTTGCTTCACACCCTGGTCTGAAGTTCACTGAAGCTCAG GTTAAATGTTACATGCAGCAACTTTTATGTGGACTCGATCATTGTCACGGTCGTGGGGTTCTGCATCGTGACATCAAGGGTTCCAATCTTCTTATTGATAACAATGGAATATTAAAAATTGCGGACTTTGGTCTGGCAAGTTTTTTTGACCCCCATCAAAATCAGCCTTTAACAAGCCGTGTTGTAACTCTTTGGTATCGTCCACCTGAGCTCTTACTTGGTGCCACATACTATGGGACTGCTGTAGATTTATGGAGTACAGGTTGCATACTTGCTGAATTATATGCTGGCAAACCTATTATGCCTGGAAGAACAGAG GTGGAGCAGTTGCATAAAATTTTCAAGCTTTGTGGCTCTCCTTCTGAAGATTACTGGAGAAAATCAAAGTTGCCTCATGCAACAATATTTAAGCCCCAGCAACCATATAGACGCTGTGTTGCAGATACCTTTAAGGAGTTCCCTGCACCGGCTTTAGCACTTATGGAGACCCTGCTTTCCATAGATCCAGCTGATCGTGGATCTGCGGCTTCTGCTCTCAAGAGTGAG TTCTTTACAGTGAAACCTCTTCCATGTGATCCTTCAATCTTGCCGAAGTATCCTCCTAGTAAAGAATTTGATGCAAAAGTACGGGATGAAGAAGCTAGAAG ACAAGGAGCAGTAGGAAGCAAGGGCCAGAGAATTGATCCTGAGAGGAGAACAAGAGAGTCCCGAGCCATCCCTGCACCTGATGCCAATGCCGAATTGGTTATGTCAATGCAG AAAAGGTGTCAATCCAATTCGAAGAGCCGGAGTGAGAAGTTCAACCCTCATCCTGAAGAAGTTGCTTCTGGTTTTCCAATTGATCCACCTAGACCATCGCAAGTAAGCACTGACCAGCAGAGCTTTAATCACAAGAGAGCATCACACTCTGGGCCATTGACTCATCGGGCTGCATGGGCAAAGACTTCTAAGAACACAGATGAGGCTCCAAAGGTTTCAGTTGGGGGTGACTTGTCAACAATGTCAGGTTTAGTGGCAGCAAGGAGGAGTTTGCTTGCTGAAGACCACCGAGATAGATCTAGTTCTTCACATCCTGAAGTTTCAAAAGTGATGGGAAGGTTTCCAGGTTCGTTCAAGGAGGGCTCAGATTCCTCACTGCAAGATCAAAAGCCTCACATACAGGCTGTAGGTCCTAATATAAAAGAAGATGGAAGACATAGCAGTAAAGATCCTATTCTT ATTGGCTATGGAGCAAAAGGTCATAAAATTCATTACTCGGGTCCATTGCTGGTCCCTTCCAGTAATATGGATCAGATGCTCAAGGACCATGATCGCCAGGTCCAAGAAGCTGTTAGACGAGCGCGCATTGACAAGGCAAAGGTCAGAAAAGTCCAGGTTGAAGGGAACCAAGTATCAAGCAATTCATTGTATGTTTCTGGTCGATGA